Proteins from a single region of Bos javanicus breed banteng chromosome 25, ARS-OSU_banteng_1.0, whole genome shotgun sequence:
- the TMEM270 gene encoding transmembrane protein 270 isoform X2 has translation MSISQLIQNRAHLYNFLLLKIFLFNHWLLGLTREAQGFHPPPKIAGCPVGRVLRAGLTLLEVPVCLALRVPRLVWAGLLGCARALGLGPKWLGAWEQLGLSAATWTDLFLSCLHSLMLAALLLLLLVWRLYQKAQCCSLGRLPRKALLQNRVVRRSLALLKSLYWWVESMAALTSWHLAYLITWTTCLASHLLQAAFEHTAQLAQAQEAEPQKALGLSSETPPPGPPAPGARPVLPEPGTPGE, from the exons ATGTCTATCTCCCAG CTCATCCAGAACCGGGCCCACCTCTATAATTTCCTGCTCCTCAAGATCTTCCTCTTCAACCACTGGCTGTTGGGGCTGACTCGGGAGGCCCAGGGGTTCCATCCACCCCCCAAGATTGCCGGCTGCCCTGTGGGCCGGGTTCTCCGGGCTGGGCTGACACTGCTAGAGGTccctgtgtgcctggcactgcGGGTGCCCAGGCTGGTGTGGGCAGGCCTGCTGGGCTGTGCCCGGGCCTTGGGCCTGGGCCCAAAGTGGCTGGGGGCCTGGGAGCAGCTGGGCCTGTCTGCGGCCACCTGGACGGACCTGTTCCTGTCGTGTCTGCACAGCCTGATGCTGGCTgcgttgctgttgctgctgctggtctGGAGACTGTACCAGAAAGCCCAGTGCTGCAGCCTGGGCCGGCTGCCCAGGAAG GCTCTACTGCAGAACCGCGTGGTGCGGAGGTCACTGGCGCTGCTGAAGAGTCTGTACTGGTGGGTGGAGAGCATGGCAGCGCTCACCTCCTGGCACCTGGCCTACCTCATCACCTGGACTACCTGCCTCGCCTCCCACCTGCTGCAGGCTGCTTTTGAGCACACAGCCCAGCTGGCCCAGGCCCAGGAGGCCGAGCCCCAGAAGGCCTTGGGGCTCTCGTCTGAGACCCCAccccctgggcccccagcaccCGGGGCCAGGCCAGTCCTGCCAGAGCCTGGAACTCCTGGAGAATAA
- the TMEM270 gene encoding transmembrane protein 270 isoform X1 — MEAIPPVRSSLSGTLLVVVKLSALLIQNRAHLYNFLLLKIFLFNHWLLGLTREAQGFHPPPKIAGCPVGRVLRAGLTLLEVPVCLALRVPRLVWAGLLGCARALGLGPKWLGAWEQLGLSAATWTDLFLSCLHSLMLAALLLLLLVWRLYQKAQCCSLGRLPRKALLQNRVVRRSLALLKSLYWWVESMAALTSWHLAYLITWTTCLASHLLQAAFEHTAQLAQAQEAEPQKALGLSSETPPPGPPAPGARPVLPEPGTPGE, encoded by the exons ATGGAGGCCATCCCTCCGGTCAGATCCAGCCTCTCGGGGACTCTGCTGGTGGTGGTGAAGCTGTCCGCACTG CTCATCCAGAACCGGGCCCACCTCTATAATTTCCTGCTCCTCAAGATCTTCCTCTTCAACCACTGGCTGTTGGGGCTGACTCGGGAGGCCCAGGGGTTCCATCCACCCCCCAAGATTGCCGGCTGCCCTGTGGGCCGGGTTCTCCGGGCTGGGCTGACACTGCTAGAGGTccctgtgtgcctggcactgcGGGTGCCCAGGCTGGTGTGGGCAGGCCTGCTGGGCTGTGCCCGGGCCTTGGGCCTGGGCCCAAAGTGGCTGGGGGCCTGGGAGCAGCTGGGCCTGTCTGCGGCCACCTGGACGGACCTGTTCCTGTCGTGTCTGCACAGCCTGATGCTGGCTgcgttgctgttgctgctgctggtctGGAGACTGTACCAGAAAGCCCAGTGCTGCAGCCTGGGCCGGCTGCCCAGGAAG GCTCTACTGCAGAACCGCGTGGTGCGGAGGTCACTGGCGCTGCTGAAGAGTCTGTACTGGTGGGTGGAGAGCATGGCAGCGCTCACCTCCTGGCACCTGGCCTACCTCATCACCTGGACTACCTGCCTCGCCTCCCACCTGCTGCAGGCTGCTTTTGAGCACACAGCCCAGCTGGCCCAGGCCCAGGAGGCCGAGCCCCAGAAGGCCTTGGGGCTCTCGTCTGAGACCCCAccccctgggcccccagcaccCGGGGCCAGGCCAGTCCTGCCAGAGCCTGGAACTCCTGGAGAATAA